ACCACAAAAACATATTTATTCAAAGAGCTGGCGGTCGCGGCTTTCTCAGTAATTAAAGGATGAACTAAAACTTTATAAGCTTCAGCAAAAGCGGTTTTAGCTTTGGCGCCAGTAGCACTTTTACTTTTCTTAGCGGTTTCAGCGCCAGCATATAAATCAGCCATCGTCGGCTCTTCTGCGACCTCAGGGGCGGCTTTTTTAGTGGCCTTCGCCTTCGGGGCCGCTTTTTCTTTGACAACCTTTTTAGCTGGAGCGGCGGCTTTCTCCTTGACTTCGTCTTTATCTTTTTTCTTTCCTAAAATTCCCA
This window of the Candidatus Parcubacteria bacterium genome carries:
- the rplW gene encoding 50S ribosomal protein L23 (Derived by automated computational analysis using gene prediction method: Protein Homology. GO_component: GO:0005840 - ribosome [Evidence IEA]; GO_function: GO:0003735 - structural constituent of ribosome [Evidence IEA]; GO_process: GO:0006412 - translation [Evidence IEA]), translated to MGILGKKKDKDEVKEKAAAPAKKVVKEKAAPKAKATKKAAPEVAEEPTMADLYAGAETAKKSKSATGAKAKTAFAEAYKVLVHPLITEKAATASSLNKYVFVVSGEANKLSVAQAIYAVYGVKPIKVNIVCQDGKVVTRGRIKGRRRDLKKAIVTLKKGDSIQVYEGV